In a single window of the Elaeis guineensis isolate ETL-2024a chromosome 4, EG11, whole genome shotgun sequence genome:
- the LOC105043649 gene encoding uncharacterized protein isoform X3, giving the protein MRTRDSPAPSTLFGVLVPSSPDETLAFSSSVSPKKEALEGRIFLCCSYASLLPTVSNQIRLLLQSLNDSNFDSIFRELCQFAEYGSEGGILLVQTCLDQVKFNGEEIQNLQLKRDLVSAIFKFLLDRPNFSTVFSEALKGTSMSEGFLKDLSSALNLSVAEKVGIGLALSDSEIPDLKIRGQNFCIAQIEELCANPTSIVSNERIQDIVMFLYQSEGLSKHVDCFTKILSLLQLKDSSFFLPTTMLTNDNSWRYLDLFSGCSGNDFETVLAEIEKEMSMADVMTELGYGCTIDTSHCKEMLSLFQPLNDVTLSKLLGTIACTHTGLEDAQNTYATFCAAVGGSLASDSSLLNSWNVDVLVDSIKQLAPKTNWTRVMENLDHEGFNVPDEKSFYLLMSIYTKACEDPFPLHAVCGSVWKNAEGQLSFLKYAVAAPPDVFTFAHCSRQLTFADSAYLMKKQGNQAWFCLDLLEVLCQLAERGHASSVRLMLEHPLTHCPEILLVGIGHINTAYNLLQYEVSSTIFPVILKDSTKIGTIHHLWRVNPNLVLRGFVDTHIDPNNLLRIVDICQELKILSPVLDATPFPFCIKLAAIASRKEHINLENWLNENLSTYKDAFCEDCVKFLKEVLGDGANDAADSSVQQQHAAILNVYQETCSTFFKVLQAHSGQLVSHQLFEEIKSLHVSSNPKIQNAITDAATSDGSSEAIEAEANTYFHQMFSGQLSIDAMVQMLARFKESSDKREQMIFDCMIANLFEEYKFFPKYPDRQLKIAAVLFGSLIKHQLVTHLTLGIALRGVLDALRKSVDSKMFMFGTKALEQFMDRLVEWPQYCNHILQISHLRGTHAELVSVIERALARVSSSQSESNGGNSLSTDQQQGSGPASVESMEASEASWQLMGSASTQLGQQFSSLQLQQRHPGFLGDRLKGSTTPANYSKPLLSHTSQSAVVSAPVDSVANQKATVSQSLQTTIPHHSTGVTTAVSSSPSFLRARSITPAGMLRQPSYSTGFGAALNIETLVAAAERRDTPIEAPAPEVQDKILFMINNISTTNMDAKAKEFSEVLKEQYFPWFAQYMVMKRASIEPNFHDLYLKFLDKVNSKLLNKEIVKATYENCKVLLRSDLIKSSSEERSLLKNLGSWLGKFTIGRNQALRAKEIDPKVLIIEAYEKGLMIAVIPFTSKILEPCQSSLAYQPPNPWTMGILSLLAEIYNLPNLKMNLKFDIEVLFKNLGVDMKEVKPTALLKDRIREVEGNPDFSNKDVIASQPPVIAEANAGIMQTLNHVEIQPDVNSASHPASHPNYTSPVHLASNAIGEDDKVGGLIVPERVPSGQGLSQVTPSPFSLSQLLTIIPNSDSYININPKLSSMGSQLQFHRIIQVAMDRAIREIVSPVIQRSVTIASRTTKELVLKDYAMESDDGIISRAAHLMVGTLAGSLAHVTCKEPLRVALSSHLRSLLQAINITSERTEQIVQILTTDHLDLGCAVIENVASEKAVELIDGEIAPSFAALRKQREAAGSAYYDAGTYAQGPFARLPEALRPKPGRLSLAQQRVYDDFIKNIWQNQSGQNSSVVPSGPPGMAGSSSNSTLPRVYASSSASLNSGAFSTSQVAPFSSVAQPLDLIAEESDRGSAQLLSASPTHVGANDIVMQSGEANSIAASFPATAASSDLNMELGSVVPPSPTTSAADRLGTVLPESMLTAGDALDKYQQVAQKLEALIAKDAKDARDTDIQGIVAEVPDIILRCVSRDEAALAVAQKAFKSLYENASNGTHVASYLAILAAIRDVCKLVVKELTSWVIYSDEERKFNKEITIGLIRSELLNLAEYNVHLAKLIDAGRNKAATEFAISLVQTLVIQEPGVSASELYNVIEALSKLATRPGSPESLQQLVEVARNNMNAAPNFTTSEKVRQSRDNKKQQVLSSRSLTNREEYNANDLTVADPAGFRDQVAVLFSDWCRICELPATNDSVYGHYISQLQQSGLLKGDDITDRFFRILMELSVSHCVLPEQVSASGSLSLQSAQQLQQVQQLPYFSIDSYAKLVVLIMKFCSVDQGSSKAILLPKILSVTVRVIQKDAEEKKLSFNPRPYFRLFVNWLLDLASPDPVLDSANFQVLASFANAFHALQPLKVPGWSFAWLELVSHRSFMPKLLTCNSPKGWPFFQRLLVDLFKFMEPYLRNAELGEPVHFLYKGTLRVLLVLLHDFPEFLCDYHFSFCDVIPPSCIQMRNVILSAFPRNMRLPDPSTPNLKIDLLAEISQSPRILSDVDGALKAKQIKAEIDEYLKTRPEGSPFLTELKQRLLLPQSEANLAGTRYNVPLINSLVLYVGMQAIQQLQSKSTSQHAPAQQMTHGPPMDIFLVGAAMDIFQSLIKNLDTEGRYLFLNAVANQLRYPNNHTHYFSFVLLYLFAEASQDIIQEQITRVLLERLIVNRPHPWGLLITFIELIKNPRYNFWNRSFTRCAPEIEKLFESVSRSCGGPKAVDDGLVSSGIPDGNH; this is encoded by the exons ATGCGAACTCGCGACTCTCCTGCTCCTTCGACCCTCTTCGGTGTTCTTGTACCCTCCTCCCCCGACGAAACCCTCGCCTTTTCTTCCTCCGTCTCTCCCAAGAAAGAAGCCCTAGAAGGGCGTATCTTTCTTTGTTGCAGCTATGCTTCCCTTCTCCCCACCGTATCCAACCAGATTCGTCTCCTGCTGCAGAGCTTGAATGATTCCAACTTCGATTCGATCTTCCGTGAGCTCTGTCAG TTTGCAGAATATGGAAGTGAAGGTGGCATTTTGTTGGTTCAAACTTGCTTAGACCAAGTGAAATTCAATGGTGAAGAGATTCAGAACCTGCAGCTGAAACGGGATCTTGTGTCTGCCATTTTTAAGTTTTTGCTGGATAGACCAAATTTCAGCACAGTTTTTAGTGAAGCATTGAAAGGAACATCAATGAGTGAAGGTTTTCTAAAAGATCTTTCAAGCGCGTTAAATCTTTCAGTAGCGGAGAAAGTTGGCATTGGACTTGCTCTGTCTGACTCTGAAATTCCAGATTTGAAAATTAGAG GGCAAAATTTCTGCATTGCTCAGATTGAGGAACTATGTGCGAATCCTACTTCCATTGTATCTAATGAGCGAATTCAGGATATTGTTATGTTTCTCTATCAGTCTGAGGGTCTTTCGAAGCATGTAGATTGTTTTACCAAAATCTTATCTTTATTACAACTCAAGGACAGCTCTTTCTTTCTACCAACCACAATGCTTACAAATGACAACTCTTGGAg GTATTTGGATCTGTTCTCTGGATGCTCTGGCAATGATTTTGAGACTGTTTTGGCGGAGATAGAGAAGGAAATGAGCATGGCTGATGTTATGACAGAATTGGGCTATGGTTGTACAATTGACACTTCACATTGCAAGGAgatgctctctctttttcagccccTCAATGATGTGACACTTTCTAAGCTACTTGGCACAATTGCTTGTACTCATACCGGTCTTGAAGATGCCCAGAACACATACGCAACATTCTGCGCAGCTGTTGGTGGCAGCTTAGCAAGTGATTCCTCATTGTTGAATTCATGGAATGTTGATGTCCTTGTAGATTCGATTAAGCAACTT GCCCCAAAAACAAATTGGACACGTGTCATGGAAAACCTAGATCATGAGGGCTTTAATGTTCCTGATGAGAAATCGTTTTACCTTCTAATGTCTATATACACTAAAGCATGCGAG GATCCATTTCCTCTCCATGCTGTATGTGGGTCTGTGTGGAAGAATGCTGAAGGCcaattatcttttttaaaatatgCTGTGGCTGCACCACCTGATGTATTTACATTTGCGCATTGTTCAAGACAACTG ACATTTGCTGATTCAGCATATCTGATGAAAAAACAAGGAAATCAGGCATGGTTTTGTCTGGATCTTTTGGAGGTTTTATGTCAACTTGCTGAAAGAGGCCATGCCAGCTCGGTTCGACTGATGCTAGAACACCCTCTTACTCACTGTCCAGAGATTTTACTTGTTGGAATTGGTCACATAAAT ACCGCATATAATCTTCTCCAGTATGAAGTATCTTCCACCATATTTCCTGTGATATTAAAAGATTCTACAAAGATTGGCACCATTCATCATCTCTGGCGTGTTAATCCGAATCTAGTCCTTCGAGGATTTGTAGATACACATATTGATCCCAATAATCTACTAAGAATTGTGGACATTTGTCAGGAACTGAAG ATTTTGTCACCAGTATTGGATGCAACTCCATTTCCATTCTGCATTAAATTGGCTGCAATTGCTTCTCGGAAGGAGCATATAAATCTTGAGAACTGGTTAAACGAGAATTTAAGTACATATAAAGATGCTTTCTGTGAG GATTGCGTTAAGTTCTTAAAAGAAGTACTTGGTGATGGGGCAAATGATGCTGCAGATAGTTCTGTTCAACAACAACATGCTGCTATTTTGAATGTTTACCAAGAAACGTGCTCTACATTCTTCAAG GTTCTTCAAGCCCATTCTGGGCAGCTTGTTTCTCACCAACTTTTTGAAGAAATAAAGAGCCTGCATGTTTCATCTAACCCAAAGATTCAAAATGCCATAACAGATGCTGCAACTTCTGATGGAAGCTCAGAAGCTATAGAGGCAGAGGCAAACACTTACTTCCATCAAATGTTCTCAGGACAGCTGTCCATTGATGCAATGGTTCAAATGCTTGCACGCTTTAAAGAATCATCTGATAAGAG GGAGCAGATGATATTTGATTGCATGATTGCAAATTTATTTGAAGAGTACAAGTTCTTCCCCAAGTATCCAGATAGGCAACTAAAAATAGCTGCTGTGCTCTTTG GTTCTCTTATAAAGCATCAACTTGTGACTCATCTCACACTTGGTATTGCTTTGCGTGGAGTTCTTGATGCATTGCGTAAATCTGTTGATTCAAAG ATGTTTATGTTTGGTACCAAGGCCTTGGAGCAGTTCATGGATCGTTTGGTAGAATGGCCACAATACTGCAACCATATATTACAGATATCTCATTTGCGTGGAACACATGCTGAATTGGTTTCTGTCATTGAACGGGCACTTGCAAGAGTTTCGTCCAGTCAGTCAGAGTCAAATGGTGGTAACTCTCTTTCTACTGATCAGCAACAAGGTTCTGGGCCAGCTTCTGTTGAAAGCATGGAG GCATCTGAGGCATCATGGCAATTGATGGGATCAGCCTCCACACAGTTGGGGCAGCAATTTTCATCTTTGCAGCTGCAACAGAGACATCCAGGATTTCTTGGTGACAGGCTTAAAGGCTCTACAACACCTGCTAATTATTCAAAACCCCTTTTATCACATACTTCACAGTCTGCAGTTGTTTCTGCACCTGTTGATTCTGTTGCTAATCAGAAG gcaACTGTTTCGCAATCTTTGCAAACCACAATTCCCCATCATTCCACTGGTGTGACAACTGCTGTTTCATCGTCTCCTAGTTTTCTACGTGCTCGAAGTATTACGCCTGCAG GCATGCTTCGGCAACCTTCTTACAGCACAGGATTTGGGGCTGCCTTGAACATTGAAACACTTGTTGCAGCAGCTGAAAGAAGAGACACTCCAATAGag GCTCCTGCACCAGAAGTTCAAGACAAAATATTATTCATGATAAATAACATTTCAACTACAAATATGGATGCTAAAGCAAAGGAATTCAGTGAGGTTCTCAAAGAGCAGTACTTTCCCTGGTTTGCACAGTATATGGTCATGAAAAG AGCAAGCATTGAACCAAATTTTCATGACTTGTATTTGAAGTTCTTGGACAAAGTTAACTCAAAACTACTTAATAAGGAAATCGTTAAAGCTACTTATGAGAACTGCAAG GTGCTGCTGAGATCGGATCTTATAAAATCAAGTTCAGAAGAACGTTCCTTGCTTAAAAATCTTGGTAGCTGGCTTGGGAAGTTCACAATTGGTAGGAATCAAGCATTACGAGCCAAAGAAATAGATCCAAAAGTTCTAATAATAGAG GCATATGAGAAGGGATTGATGATTGCGGTGATTCCATTTACCTCTAAG ATTCTGGAACCATGCCAGTCCAGTTTAGCATATCAACCTCCAAATCCATGGACTATGGGCATCCTTAGTTTACTTGCTGAGATATATAACCTGCCAAACCTCAAAATGAacttaaaatttgacattgaG GTTTTATTTAAGAACCTGGGTGTGGACATGAAAGAAGTTAAACCAACTGCACTTCTTAAAGATAGGATTCGTGAAGTGGAGGGGAATCCAGATTTTTCAAACAAGGATGTGATTGCATCACAGCCACCAGTCATTGCTGAAGCTAATGCAGGAATTATGCAAACATTGAATCATGTCGAGATTCAACCTGATGTCAACAGTGCATCTCATCCAGCAAGCCATCCAAAT TATACTTCTCCTGTCCATCTTGCTTCAAATGCCATAGGGGAGGATGACAAAGTTGGAGGTCTAATAGTACCTGAACGTGTTCCATCCGGTCAGGGACTCAGTCAAGTTACACCATCACCATTTTCTCTTAGTCAG CTTCTGACAATAATTCCAAATTCTGATTCTTATATTAATATCAATCCCAAGCTTAGTTCCATGGGTTCACAATTGCAATTCCACAG AATTATTCAAGTCGCTATGGATAGGGCCATCAGAGAAATTGTGTCTCCTGTCATTCAGCGCAGTGTTACAATAGCTAGTCGGACAACTAAAGAACTTGTTTTAAAG GACTATGCTATGGAGTCAGATGATGGTATTATATCTCGGGCAGCACATTTAATGGTTGGCACTTTGGCTGGAAGTTTAGCTCATGTCACTTGCAAG GAACCTCTTCGTGTAGCTCTATCAAGTCACCTTCGAAGTCTACTTCAGGCCATAAATATTACTAGCGAACGTACAGAGCAGATTGTTCAGATTCTTACAACGGATCATCTAGATCTTGGCTGTGCAGTGATTGAAAATGTTGCATCAGAGAAG GCTGTGGAGTTGATTGATGGTGAGATAGCTCCCTCATTTGCTGCACTAAGAAAGCAGAGGGAGGCAGCTGGGTCTGCTTACTATGATGCTGGTACCTATGCTCAAGGTCCATTTGCACGTCTGCCAGAGGCACTTCGACCCAAACCTGGTCGACTATCCCTTGCCCAACAGCGAGTCTATGAT GACTTTATCAAGAATATATGGCAAAATCAATCTGGTCAAAATTCCAGTGTTGTGCCTTCTGGTCCACCTGGTATGGCTGGTAGCTCAAGTAACTCTACCCTGCCTCGCGTTTATGCTTCAAGTTCAGCCTCTCTGAATTCTGGTGCCTTCTCAACTTCACAAGTAGCTCCATTCAGCTCGGTagctcagccattggatctgatTGCGGAAGAATCAGATCGTGGTTCAGCACAACTACTTAG TGCCTCTCCAACTCATGTCGGGGCGAATGATATTGTTATGCAAAGTGGTGAAGCAAATTCTATTGCAGCATCATTTCCTGCTACTGCTGCTTCCTCTGATCTGAATATG GAGCTGGGATCTGTAGTACCACCATCACCTACAACTTCTGCTGCAGATCGACTGGGAACTGTATTACCTGAATCAATGTTGACTGCTGGAGATGCATTGGATAAATATCAACAAGTCGCACAAAAG CTGGAAGCCTTGATTGCTAAAGATGCCAAAGATGCCAGAGATACTGATATTCAG GGAATTGTTGCTGAGGTTCCAGATATCATTCTCAGATGTGTAAGCCGAGATGAGGCTGCATTGGCTGTTGCTCAGAAG GCTTTCAAAAGTTTATATGAGAATGCATCAAATGGTACCCATGTTGCCTCCTACCTAGCTATTCTTGCTGCCATACGAGATGTTTGCAAGCTTGTTGTCAAAGAACTGACGAGCTGG GTGATCTACTCGGATGAGGAGCGGaaattcaataaagaaataaccaTTGGTCTTATTCGGTCTGAGTTGCTAAATCTTGCTGAGTACAATGTCCATCTGGCAAAACTTATTGATGCAGGGAGGAATA AAGCTGCCACAGAATTTGCCATATCCCTCGTCCAAACATTGGTCATTCAGGAACCTGGAGTCAGTGCATCAGAACTGTACAATGTCATCGAAGCCTTGTCAAAA TTAGCGACGAGGCCAGGGTCACCAGAGTCATTGCAACAGCTAGTTGAGGTCGCCCGGAATAATATGAATGCTGCACCTAACTTTACCACTAGTGAGAAAGTCAGGCAGTCGAGGGATAATAAGAAG CAACAGGTACTTTCCAGCCGTTCCTTGACAAACAGAGAGGAATATAATGCTAATGATCTTACAGTAGCAGATCCTGCTGGCTTTCGAGATCAG GTTGCTGTTCTCTTTAGTGATTGGTGTCGGATTTGTGAGCTTCCAGCTACAAATGATTCAGTGTATGGTCATTACATCTCACAGTTGCAACAAAGTGGTTTGCTTAAGGGCGATGATATCACAGACCGTTTCTTTCGTATTCTGATG GAGCTTTCTGTTTCACATTGTGTACTTCCCGAGCAAGTTAGTGCTTCAGGCTCATTGTCACTTCAGTCAGCTCAGCAACTCCAACAAGTCCAGCAATTGCCCTACTTTTCCATTGACTCATATGCAAAGCTTGTGGTCCTAATTATGAAG TTCTGTTCAGTGGATCAAGGATCAAGTAAAGCTATTCTTCTCCCAAAG ATCCTATCTGTTACTGTAAGAGTCATCCAAAAAGATGCAGAAGAAAAGAAGCTGTCTTTCAACCCCAGGCCATACTTCAGGTTGTTTGTTAACTGGCTTTTGGACCTTGCTTCTCCAGACCCTGTCCTTGACAGTGCCAACTTTCAG GTGTTGGCATCTTTTGCAAATGCTTTCCATGCTTTGCAGCCCTTGAAGGTTCCTGGTTGGAG CTTTGCATGGCTTGAGTTGGTGAGTCATAGAAGCTTCATGCCAAAATTGCTGACGTGCAACTCTCCTAAGGGTTGGCCATTTTTCCAGCGTTTGCTtgttgacttgttcaaatttatggAGCCCTACCTGAGAAATGCCGAGTTAGGAGAGCCG GTTCATTTTCTGTACAAAGGCACTTTACGGGTGCTGCTTGTACTGCTTCATGATTTTCCTGAGTTCCTATGTGACTATCACTTCAGTTTCTGTGATGTGATCCCTCCCAGTTGCATTCAAATGCGGAATGTTATTCTCAGTGCATTCCCTCGCAATATGAGGCTTCCTGATCCTTCCACTCCCAACTTAAAG ATCGATCTGCTAGCTGAAATTAGCCAATCCCCACGTATTCTATCTGATGTTGATGGTGCTCTAAAAGCTAAGCAGATTAAGGCTGAGATTGATGAGTATCTCAAG ACAAGACCAGAAGGATCTCCCTTTTTGACCGAATTGAAGCAAAGATTGCTGCTTCCCCAAAGTGAGGCGAACCTGGCAGGGACCCGTTACAATGTGCCGTTGATCAACTCACTTGTGCTTTATGTTGGCATGCAG GCCATACAACAACTGCAGAGCAAGTCCACTTCGCAGCATGCACCTGCACAGCAGATGACCCATGGCCCTCCTATGGATATTTTTCTAGTTGGAGCGGCTATGGATATATTCCAGAGCCTAATAAAGAACTTGGATACGGAAGGCCGCTACCTCTTTCTTAATGCGGTTGCCAACCAATTGCGCTATCCAAACAACCATACACATTACTTCTCATTTGTCCTTCTGTACTTATTTGCAGAGGCAAGCCAG GACATTATCCAGGAGCAGATAACACGGGTGCTGTTAGAGCGCTTGATAGTTAACCGCCCTCATCCATGGGGTCTTCTTATCACTTTCATTGAGCTAATCAAG AATCCACGGTACAACTTCTGGAACCGGTCGTTCACACGGTGCGCGCCAGAGATTGAAAAGCTTTTTGAATCAGTTTCAAGATCTTGTGGTGGTCCGAAAGCTGTGGACGATGGTTTAGTCTCGAGTGGCATTCCCGATGGCAACCACTGA